The nucleotide window ATACAAAAGGCTCTGGATGCACTAAAAATGACCCGAAGTGGCAGCGTCAGCCCTACATTGAGGCCGTCTTCGCCATCTCTGGAGGGCTAGGTACAGGAGATACATTTTAGTGCAAGAAAATCATCGCGCATCACCTATTCTTAGAAGAACTCTTGTTTATCAATCCATGTCGCTTGTGGCCATTTGTGAACGGCTTCTTTGTCAGCACCAAAATTCACAGTATCGACAGACATTGAACGCGGCCATTCTATTGATAGACCACTATGCGCAATAagagaataaaaatttatatcgaAGTCCTAGGTTGGTGCCGCAGTGCTGATGTGTGGAGAGAAGGTTCAAGTGGTATCATttttccctcctttttttttttttttttatgtgggggGGATTGTAACATGTATAATTACACATCCGCAAAGGATCAATTGCAATTGCTGGTATTTCTTTAACAAAGCTCCATAGCACTCTTCAGCTGAAGACTCGCTTTGCCATATTTGGTTTGCCCTTGGTATGTTAAAGAACAACATCTGAGAGCATGTTAAATGGCACGAATCAAAATGCTAGAGAATTTTTAGGGCAgccattgtatttttttaaaggtatAGACATTCTGCATCAGAGAGAAGCATGACACCacaatttcaagttcaaatcataATTTCGTATTACATGACAGTTCTGTAAAACTGACGGAATCATAACCTTCCATTGTTAGTCCTTTCATTAAGGGAGCTAACCCATGCACCATACTACAATTTGCCTCTAAACTATTCATGCTATCATGGTGCAATGATACAGCCGTTAAACCCAGCCAGCAATGAAGCACAGTTCCAACTTCCGCTGACAAGTAGTCCTTTCAATAAAACAGACTACAAATAATTTGCCAATTCAAATGAAAACCACAGTAACAAATAACATTCTAGCAAAGGTTACTGAATAAGAGGATTCGCTCTACACAACGTTCAACATGTCGGGCAAGGCATCGGGAGCACCACCACTTTGACCATTGAGCACAACAACATTTCCATCAGAATCAACATCTATAATGACAGAATCACCTTCTTTGATCTCTGCTGAAAGCATTTTCTCAGCCATGCTGTCCTCAAGGAGCCTCATTATAGCTCTTCTCAAAGGCCTGGCACCATAGGATGGGTTATACCCTTCATCGACCACCCTATCTCTAAATCTCTCAGTCACTTGAAGTTCTATTTCCTTGGCCTTCAACCTCTCAAAGACctccttcaacattatatcaGCAATATCCTTGACCTCCAGCTTGGAAAGTTGACGGAAAACAATCATCTCATCCAATCTGTTCAAGAATTCTGGCCTAAAATACTGCTTTAACTCCTCTGTCACCAGGCTCTTAATTCGGTTGTAACTGCTATCCTTCTCATCATAATCAAGATCAAATCCCATCTTGCGTCCTCCCTTCTCAATAACACTGCTACCAACATTTGAAGTCATTATCAGGAGGGTATTTTTGAAGTCCACTGTCCTGCCCTTGCTGTCTGTCAACCTTCCATCTTCAAGAATTTGAAGCATAATATTAAAGACATCAGGATGGGCCTTCTCAATCTCATCAAAGAGTACCACAGTGTAAGGACGACGCCGAACAGCCTCTGTCAACTGACCACCTTCAGTGTAACCAACATAACCAGGAGGTGAACCAATTAGCTTGGCAACAGTGTGTCTTTCCATGTACTCGCTCATATCAAGTCGGATCATGGCTTCTTCTGAGCCAAAGTAGTAGGCAGCTAGTGCTTTTGCCAGTTCTGACTTCCCGACACCAGTTGGACCAGAAAAGATGAAGCTAGCAATTGGTCGATTTGGGTTCTTAAGCCCAACACGAGCTCGGCGGATGGCACGGCTGATTGCCTTGACAGCTTCATCCTGACCAATGACTCTCTTGTGAAGGGTATCTTCCATCTTTAGGAGACGATCAGATTCATCCGTGGATACTTTCTCTACAGGTATGCCAGTCCAAGAAGAGACAATGTGCTGAATATCTGATTCAGTGACAGTGGGACCTACATCCCCTGCCTCTGTCTCAGCTTTGCTCATTTCCTTGCCTTTCTCCACAATAGCTGCGATCTGTGCTCTAAGGTCCATTTCTCTGTCTCGCAATTCCCCAGCCTGTTCAAAATTACCAATGACATGAGATAGCTGAAGGAAATAcagacataaataaacaaacgaCAGAAGCAATGCGCAGTCTTGTGGTCTTAAAGCTTCTCTTATCAAAAAACCTTTTCACtgttcaataaattttgaaatcatAACACCAAGTATTTTGGAAGTTCATCAAAAATGTCTCATCTCATGGAAACAAACAGGGTAGCCCTAGAAAACCCAATTAGACAATTGGAAAACACAAGAAAGAAGCAATTTAAACCTTTTCGAAGTCTTGGCCGCGGACAGCTTCATCCTTTTCCTTTGTGATTTGTCTGACCTCTTTCTCAAGCTCTCTTGCTTCCTCAGGGACCTGGAAGAatgaagtaaaaataaataaaaataaatgacagGATGATGATGGAGCAACTGGATGGAAGATTTTACCTGTGCATGCCGAAGGCGAACCCGAGAACCAGCTTCATCGATCAGATCAATTGCTTTATCAGGCAGAAAACGGTCACTGAAAGAAAtgcaaggagaaaaaaagatcaAGGGAGAGAATTTCCATATGACTAATTATAGAGGGGAGCTTTTTAAGGACTAATTATGCCAGAGACagcaaaaatgaaaattaataacTTCTATAGAAAGGTAATTCATAGAATTCTAGCAGAATCTCATGAAACAAATTTCAGAATTTGGGAGCATCCGATAGAATTGAACCAAGTGGAGGAAAGCCTTCGGCATGGACCATGAACATTTCTAGGGTATTGTGGAGGGTTCAACACGAAGACAGGAAGGGAAGAAAAGCAGCAGGGGAGAACTCATGCATGGTTCAAAAACATCAGCTTCAACAGAGACTGTCTACAAGGCAGTCTGGTACGAACAACTATTGCAAATTGATGTGCCCCCACCGGCTCTGCCAAGATGATTATATAAAGCACCACTACAGGGAAATGATATCTCCAATATGCTCAtctccttccatttttttttcaagtcatcaTATGTATCTCAAGTTTCAAGTAAGCTTCAGAGATGCTCAGGAAATCTACCAATAAACTTGACAGATTACTATAAACAAATTACTTGTTTTCTTAAGATATACAAGCAGTGACTTTTCTCCTCTATAAATAAGCATCCATGCAAGTAATAAGTGTGGCAAATGCTGCAGATACATGGAGCTATATAACAGAAATgtgaacttaaaaataaaaaaaggattattTTATGGCTCACTCACCTGATGTACTGGTATGACAACTGAGCAGCAGCTACTAAGGCCTCATCTGTGTAACGGAGTTTGTGGTGGATCTCATATCGCTCACGAAGTCCTTTCAAAATCTGTATTGTTTCATCCACAGATGGCTCAGGTACTTTGACTGGCTGGAAACGTCTTTCCAAAGCAGGGTCCTTCTCAATGTGCTTTCTGTACTCATCTAGGGTTGTAGCTCCAATACACTGCATTAAGGAGGATGAATAAGAAACAAGATTGAATTTGAAACTTTGAGCcacaaatttcaaatataaacaaaataatccaAGTTGACCACATATGGAGGGGCTGTGGCCAGCCCCAAATGATGGATATGACTGAGTTATTACATAATATAACAAGTCAGGTCCAACAAAGACTCAATAATTCAAGGGAACACAAACCATTACAATTTAGAGTCAAATTCATCGCTATTAAGAAGACTCAGTACAGGAAAGGCTTCAGAGTTTGCAAACCATAGACAGAACGAGGCCATAAATTGAGAAAAGGTATGATCAACTCAAGTTTAAGCaccagaaaaaaagaaaaaaaatactcaagcTTCACACACAATAGGCTCCAGTGAACAGCAGATTCACCTACATGAACCCCCACACAGAACAGGCTCCAATGAGCAGTTTGTCAAGGTATGATCAACTCAGGTTTAATGGTcagcatttttaaaataaattaagtgaaGCTTAATAGTAAATGTAAAGATGTAACAGTCAGACTGCATGCCACAAATTCACGACGACCTCCAGTCATAGCATTTAACAATTTCCCTTGAATATCATGTGCTCAAGACAAAAAATTACCTGCAATTCACCTCTAGCAAGAGCTGGTTTCAAAATATTAGCAGCATCAATAGCCCCTTCTGCTG belongs to Populus nigra chromosome 18, ddPopNigr1.1, whole genome shotgun sequence and includes:
- the LOC133678977 gene encoding chaperone protein ClpC, chloroplastic — protein: MARLLVHSANIPAVAPCPRHCQYEESKKSRASSAKMMCSLPSRGLVISGYSGLRSANCLDTLLRHGHSFHSKVAITISPRQQKAKRFVPRAMFERFTEKAIKVIMLAQEEARRLGHNFVGTEQILLGLIGEGTGIAAKVLKSMGINLKDARVEVEKIIGRGSGFVAVEIPFTPRAKRVLELSLEEARQLGHNYIGSEHLLLGLLREGEGVAARVLENLGADPSNIRTQVIRMVGESTENLAGSTVGPGSSNNKMPTLEEYGTNLTKLAEEGKLDPVVGRQPQIERVVQILGRRTKNNPCLIGEPGVGKTAIAEGLAQRIASGDVPETIEGKKVITLDMGLLVAGTKYRGEFEERLKKLMEEIKQSDEIILFIDEVHTLIGAGAAEGAIDAANILKPALARGELQCIGATTLDEYRKHIEKDPALERRFQPVKVPEPSVDETIQILKGLRERYEIHHKLRYTDEALVAAAQLSYQYISDRFLPDKAIDLIDEAGSRVRLRHAQVPEEARELEKEVRQITKEKDEAVRGQDFEKAGELRDREMDLRAQIAAIVEKGKEMSKAETEAGDVGPTVTESDIQHIVSSWTGIPVEKVSTDESDRLLKMEDTLHKRVIGQDEAVKAISRAIRRARVGLKNPNRPIASFIFSGPTGVGKSELAKALAAYYFGSEEAMIRLDMSEYMERHTVAKLIGSPPGYVGYTEGGQLTEAVRRRPYTVVLFDEIEKAHPDVFNIMLQILEDGRLTDSKGRTVDFKNTLLIMTSNVGSSVIEKGGRKMGFDLDYDEKDSSYNRIKSLVTEELKQYFRPEFLNRLDEMIVFRQLSKLEVKDIADIMLKEVFERLKAKEIELQVTERFRDRVVDEGYNPSYGARPLRRAIMRLLEDSMAEKMLSAEIKEGDSVIIDVDSDGNVVVLNGQSGGAPDALPDMLNVV